The following proteins are encoded in a genomic region of Populus trichocarpa isolate Nisqually-1 chromosome 13, P.trichocarpa_v4.1, whole genome shotgun sequence:
- the LOC18104536 gene encoding trans-resveratrol di-O-methyltransferase: protein MELINEESAGEMLQAQSHVWNHIFNFINSMTLKCAVQLGIPDVIQKHGKPMTLSELVSALPIHPSKAQYVHRLMRILVHSGFFSQQNLNGIHNQEAYSLTQSTRLLLKDNPWSVRPLLLLLLDPVLTKPWDCLSTWFQNDDRNAFSVAHEKTFWEYAGQDARLNNLFNEAMASDSILASKLVVSKCKGIFDGVNSLVDVGGGLGTMTKGIAEAFPHMDCTVFDLPHVVSDLQGGKNLKYVGGDMFEAVPPADALLLKWILHDWSDEDCVKILKRCKQAIASKGQQKVGKVIIIDMVRENQNRDEGSIETQLLFDLEMMVAVSGMERNEKEWAKLFFDAGFLNYKIHPVLGTRALIELYP from the exons ATGGAGTTGATTAACGAGGAAAGTGCTGGTGAGATGCTTCAAGCTCAATCTCATGTATGGAATCATATATTCAACTTCATAAACTCCATGACTTTGAAATGTGCCGTTCAACTAGGCATACCAGATGTGATCCAAAAACATGGCAAGCCCATGACCCTCTCGGAGCTTGTTTCTGCCCTACCGATCCACCCATCAAAAGCTCAATATGTCCACCGCCTTATGCGTATTCTCGTGCACTCCGGTTTCTTTTCCCAGCAAAATCTTAATGGCATTCACAACCAAGAAGCCTATTCCCTTACCCAATCCACTCGTCTCCTCCTCAAGGACAATCCCTGGAGTGTGAGACCTCTTTTACTTCTGTTGCTCGACCCAGTTCTGACAAAACCATGGGATTGCTTGAGCACTTGGTTCCAAAATGATGATCGCAATGCATTTAGTGTTGCCCATGAAAAGACATTTTGGGAGTACGCTGGCCAAGATGCAAGACTCAACAATCTCTTTAATGAAGCCATGGCTAGTGATAGCATACTGGCTAGTAAATTGGTTGTAAGCAAATGTAAAGGCATCTTTGATGGGGTGAATTCCTTGGTGGATGTAGGGGGAGGCTTAGGAACTATGACCAAGGGCATTGCTGAAGCATTTCCCCACATGGACTGCACTGTGTTTGATCTCCCCCATGTGGTTTCTGACTTGCAAGGCGGCAAAAACTTGAAGTATGTAGGAGGGGATATGTTCGAGGCAGTTCCTCCAGCAGATGCACTTTTACTCAAG TGGATACTTCATGACTGGAGTGATGAAGACTGCGTGAAAATACTTAAGCGATGCAAACAAGCAATTGCGAGCAAGGGGCAGCAGAAAGTTGGGAAGGTGATAATTATAGATATGGTGAGAGAGAACCAGAATCGAGACGAGGGGTCAATTGAAACGCAGTTGCTTTTCGATCTAGAAATGATGGTGGCTGTTAGTGGCatggaaagaaatgaaaaggagtggGCTAAGCTCTTCTTTGATGCTGGTTTCCTCAATTATAAGATACACCCTGTGCTAGGCACAAGGGCTCTCATTGAGCTTTATCCTTGA
- the LOC18104535 gene encoding uncharacterized protein LOC18104535, which yields MARANKYASVNFNHVYDKNISNSTSSNNTNNNPSKHQSSTSFYSTISSPNSPNNLYKSHLPSSSTRTHGRMLVLTRTTPKPIPSIQTPPLTPSPKTPPAHQAQVQIPVQTEAEPESDRISLRPLGRTGAGSIASSPVHGQEKQKEVGSSVGSPKSDKFVPPHLRPGFVGREEKPGPEVFRGKEVGQRQQQQFFGSPDRFGEEGRPKSGGYEMMRRFDESNLGFVNRPISSGNRPGSSG from the exons ATGGCAAGAGCCAATAAATATGCCTCTGTTAACTTTAACCATGTTTATGACAAAAACATAAGCAATTCCACCTCTTCTAATAACACAAACAACAACCCATCAAAGCACCAATCTTCCACTTCCTTTTACTCTACTATATCGTCGCCTAATAGCCCAAACAATCTGTACAAAAGCCATCTTCCATCCTCATCAACCCGTACACATGGCCGGATGCTGGTTCTGACCCGAACCACACCTAAACCTATACCCTCTATCCAAACACCACCACTGACTCCCTCACCGAAAACCCCACCTGCCCATCAAGCTCAAGTTCAAATCCCGGTTCAAACAGAGGCTGAACCGGAATCGGACCGGATTTCTCTACGTCCTTTAGGTCGAACCGGGGCTGGCTCGATTGCTTCTTCTCCGGTTCATGGACAGGAGAAGCAGAAGGAGGTTGGGTCTAGTGTGGGGTCGCCTAAATCGGATAAGTTTGTGCCACCACATCTTAGACCGGGTTTTGTTGGGAGAGAGGAAAAGCCCGGACCGGAGGTTTTTAGGGGTAAGGAGGTGGGTCAaaggcagcagcagcagtttTTTGGTTCTCCGGATCGGTTTGGTGAGGAAGGGAGGCCTAAGTCAGGTGGGTATGAGATGATGAGGAGATTTGATGAATCAAATCTGGGTTTCGTAAATCGACCAATATCCAGTGGGAACCGGCCCGGTTCAAGTGGATG A